CTTTCTTATTCTCAATTAAGTCCTGAAAACTATGTGTTCTTCTCAGCACCCTAAATGCTTTATTCCAGTCCTTTACTGCTTGCCTACAGTGCTCATTCCACCATGGCACTATCTTGCCTAGTTTTCTGGGCTTAGTCTTAGGAATGGTGGACTCCGCTGCACTAATTATTCCAGCAGTTACAGACCAGCTCAGTGGTTCTACCTCTGCATTAGTGTCTATATCTGCCAACATAACATCGCTAACTTCTCAAAATTTTTCCCACTCCGCTTTCTGCAAGACCCATCTTTCAGTTATAGCTTCTTGTTCAACTACCACTTCAACACCTATCTGAACCTTTATTGGGTAATGATCACTGCCTACAGTGCTAGCCTCTTACCATATCATATCTAGTACCTGACCCATCATTCAAACAAATAATATCCTCCTCATCCATAAATTCTAATAACACATCCCCATTGCCATCAGTCCTATCCCCCCACAGTGAACTATGTGCGTTAAAGTCACCGCACCACATTACTCTCCCTTTTGTGCCTTCCCAAATTTCCCCCAACTGGTTTAAATCCAGCTGCCTACAGGGATTGTAGAAATTTATAATCTCTACACGTTCCGTATCTGTCCAGACCTCTATTACTAAATATTCCAACTCCCTCCCCCTTTTAATTTCCTTGTATTGGATACCTTTTTTGCACAAATGTTACGATTCCCCCACCCCTACCAGTTTCCCTATCTCTCCTGACTGCTGAATACCCTTTAATACTAAAATCCAGTTTGGGGATTAGCCAGGTTTCCTGAATACACATGACTCCAGACTTCGTACTCATACAGTCAACATAATTTTTAAATTCTTGCCCATTCGCTATTAGGCTCCTGGCATTCCATTGCAGGATAATCAATCCCATTATCCAGTACCACCAATACATTCTTGAGATTGATTTATGCCTTCAGCCAGATTCAGGGCATCCCTGACTGATTCCCACCGCATGTCTATAACATTTAAATACCTCTTGGCCGCACCGACTATGATTTGCAGCTTTTCAGTACGGCCGACAGCCTGTGCAGTGCAGTTGATGGCCGAGGCGATAAACAGAACAAAGTCCCTCTTTGAGACAACCATTGTTTCATCATCCACGGATCCACCCTTCTTATTCTGTTCCCCCCCTCTGGCATTTGGCACGTTTGGGTTTGCTATAACCTTCCCCTTTTCCATTGACTTAACCGCTTCTGCGTACGATACTCCTTGAGtagctttaacctgcatcttTTTGCTTACTTCATAGCCCCTATAAGCAGAGCTGTGCTCCCCCCCATAATTACAGCATTTCATTTTAGCGTTCGCGTCACACTGCCCATAATCATGCTCCCCACTGCACTTACTGCATCTTTGCTTACCTTTGCATTCATTAGCTAAATGCCCAAATCTTTGGCATTTAAAACACCTGAGAGGTGGAGTAATGTATATCCTCACGTCATAACTCATGTAACCCAACAACACTCTTTTAGGAAGTTCTGGTTCATCAAACGTAAGGACAATGGAAAGGCTGTCGGTTAAAGCTCCATCACGCTTAGTTTTTAGCCGCTTCGCTTCTCTCACCTTTACATTGATTATACTTTCTTTAACAACCTCAACCGATTCGGACAGTGGAATGCCAGATATCACCCCCTTCACCAGTCTCCTGTCAGACGCCACCGTACATTTGACTTCAAAGCCATTTAGTTTGACAACCTTAATTGCGCGTTTTTGTTGTTCCTCGTCCTTGCATATCATCAACAATCCACTTCTAATCTTTTTGGCACTCACCTCTCCAAACGCCTTCTGTAAGGCAACTGTTAGTAAAGCCAGGCTCCAGTCATCGAAGTTAGTCCCTTCTTTTAGCAATTTCACCAGACTTTTATACTCCACTCCTGTCTTCTCCactcttgtttttttccccttttcaccATAGGTATGCGCATTCCCGCTTTTCCGTTTATTTTATTTGAGCCCTCGCCTCAATCCCTAACTCATCCAAAGAAATCAAACTACCATTTCCCCCGCTACTGCCTGACTCTTCCATTGCCTCACAGAAGGAAAAggtaacaaacatacaaacaggaagagacaaagacaaaacagaaacaaacagtacaaacaagcacaaaaactgTCACAACGCTGTGACAATCGTACTATATATGCATAGTCCTACGACTACTATGAATATATAGCACAAGCAGTTAGTACTGCTTGCTTTCAGATGCAGTTGCATATTAGATTGATTGTTTTGGTATGGCCATGAGATTTGGCACTAGCTTCATGTTTATCGTTTCTCCCTGATGGTTATCTAGCAACAGAAGTATGGTGACAATGTGCACAAATACTAAAGATCCATTTTAAGGTCACCTAATTCCTTGTTACAGTTTAATGTTGGCTGGACAGGTTGCTTCAAAAGGGAGAAGAAATCTGGGCAGAAATTCCAAATTTTACAATTACTACTACATTACTGGTAATGGAATCATTTGCCTTTGAAAATGGACTGAGACAAGCTTTGCCATTTCTAGATCAAGTGTGGCTGAAAATCCCTAACTATAACTGATTaatattcaaaataaattttgtcTTCATCTATAAAGAAATCTACAGAAAAGTTGTAACCTATGGAGATCAAACACAGCAGCTTAATATTCAAAATAATTTTTGTCTTCATCTATAAAGAAATCTATAGAAAAGTTGTAACCTATGAACATCAAACACAGAAAATATTGCACTTTATGTAGCAATGCTTAACTCTGGTGCCATTAGATACTTTGTATTATGAAACACTTTGTTCCACTGTGCTTGAAAGATGTATTTATATGTGATCCCATTGTCTATCATTAGCTATTGTGGGAACTTGTCAAAAGTATCAGGGTCAGTGTTTTCTTATAATCAGATAAGATGGCAATTATTAAATgttatctgttaaaaaaaaatagcttgaTATGTTGATTCTTAAAGCAgtaagaaattttttttttatttatataatacatggaatttttatttttaaaaaggtcAAATTTAACCCAGTCATGATGGATAATAAACTAGAGAACCATGGGATGCAGAAAACATAGATACTCTGTTGCATGCTGCCAAAACTTTTATTGGTTTCCAAGTCTTTGGCCCATGTTTGGTCGATGCATGTTATATTTAGTCATGGATTTCCTCTATAACAACACATATGCTCATGTTCTTAGTAGCTATGGAGGCACAACCCACAGTTCCAAATACTATAGTTTAGTGGGAAAAGTATGAAATTCATGTTGGAATAGTCACAAGCATTCGTTTTTCTTGCGTTAAAAATCAGGGCCTGAATAAAAATTTTCAGTAACGAACACATGCTGTGAAATAACTCATGAACTGCATTCTGTTCACCTTGCGTTGCCAATGTTTTAGCGTTACTAAGCCAACACTTCATTACATAGACAGGTGAAGATGGAGTGTTGATTTAAGAAACTTCTTCATGGGTGTGATCTTAAGAGAGACAAATAACGACAACGGTTGTGACTCAGAACCTTTTGTTTACTCATCCTAAACTGCAAACATCCAAGATATATCTGTATATATAACATGACAGTGCTAGTGAGATATCAGTTGGCTATCTGTTACAGAACAGGGACCATGAGCATAGTCAAGATGCCTCTCGAATGGGTGATACCATGGCTCACTCTGTCCATTGGACTGTCTGCAGCCACCACTAGTAAGTATACAAAAGGCACACACTAACAATAGACCCAGATTGAGCTGCATATATGACTGTGCTAGGATGAAACGtcaataatgttttttttaatgcaactgGAATTTAAacgtatttttttcttttttcaagttATGACTCAGAATGGGATCAAATTTCCAGTGATAACAGAGTTTAAGAAAACAGAACATGAAATAATTTACACTTTCAGCTGCATCATAATGGATATTTTTTCTCCCAAAAACTAGAAGTGACACCCTCTCACAACAACCAGTTCTGCAGCACATGGGGAAACTACCATTATAGAACTTTTGATGGTTATTTCTACCACCTTCCCTCTACTTGCAACTACATACTTACATCCCAGTGTAAGGCCGACGATGAGAGTTTCAATATTCAGCTCCAGCGACTGGAGGTAAATGGAGTCCCCATCATCAAGAGAGTCACAATGAAACTGGATGGGGTCGAGTTGGAATTAAACAACGCTACCATCAAAGTCAATGATGAACCGTGAGTATGCTTTTTGTTGATGAGGTTTTCATTTCCAGTtgacattctgactagaatagACTATCATGATTTATTTTTCCCCTCTAGTGTCACCATACCATTCAGCCTGGGTGGCATTTCAATTGAGAAAACGTTGTTTTATGTTAAAATTGAGGCAAAGCTGGGTCTGGTCTTCATGTGGAATCAAGTGGACTCCCTCTGGGTATGTTTTTTCATCTTTGCTTTGTTAAATAGTGTCCACCACCTGACCGAACTAAGCTTTTGTAGCTATATTAACCACAATTTGTGGCATTGGAAAACTGAGTTCCATGACACAATCTATACAATCTATACTGAGTCAAAGGCAGTTGTGAAGGTTTAATGCCTCATTAAAAGACACAAAGaatattattttttctattGATTGTGACACCAGTTTTGATAAATCAATAGAGAACACAGTACAATAGTAAGTTGTAACAGTGTAGATAATGAATTATTAGAAGGTTGTGACCTCTgtttcacacaaaaaaaaggcacaaactAAATTAATTATTCACAAAGAAGTAATATTTGATTTTGAAGGGgaacaaaaaagtaaaatacaacCAATGAATCTTTGACCGTTCAACAAACTCCTCTCACCGTGCATTTTCTTTACACAGAAACAAATCATCAGGTGATgtttgaaacatttattttgtctttcACCTTTTGTTTGAAATGGTTGAACACCAGAAGAAAGGCAGGTTTAGCAGAATTCTTTACACAAATTGTGCCAGGAGAAAATGTATTCATACGAGatcttatttgttttttacaaaTCTAAATTTTACCTGCTTTAAAGGTGGAGTTGGATCCAAAGTTCAAGAATCAAACGTGCGGCCTTTGTGGCGACTTCAATGATGCTGATGTTTCCACTAAAACAGATCTTGAAGATTTTTCTGAAATTTGTAAAGTTGATGATCCCAATGAAAATTGTAACGCCATCACCTCTGAAGTCACGCACACTTGTGCAAATAAGGTATGTGAAACAGAATGTTCTTGTAATAATCTTACATGCATCCTTTGGAACTATTCAAATACATGATTTAATCTGACCCACAGACAGACCTTTGTGAGAACCTCCTGACTGGATCTGCATTCCACAGCTGTCAAAGTCGGATTGATACCGATTCCTTCATTGAAGCTTCTAAGAAAGACATATGCTACTGTAACAGCAACAGCTCTTCATGCTACTGTTCAACCGTGTCAGAATACTCTCGACAGTGTGCTCATGAGGGTGGGAAACCACAGCAGTGGAAGACCAAACAACTGTGTGGTGAGCACTGAAATAAGAGCTGTCGATTTTCAAGAATTAATGTTTTGATTTTGGTTACATGAGAAGGGCTGCCTCTAAATTTTAATCACTTTTTGTGTGTTGAGTAGCAAAACAATGCCCTTTTAACATGGAGTATAAGGAATGTGGTAGTCCCTGTACTGACACCTGCAGCAACCACCAAAAAAGCCAGCTGTGTGACAAGCACTGCATAGATGGATGCTTCTGTCCATCCGGTAAGTTCACCAGTTTAGAAAAATACATATATTGTGGTATTTGATCCCCCAAAATAATTGTTGTTGACATTCCTGAGTGCTAAGTTGGACAAAACCCGTTCTTCTAGTTAGAGTTTGCACATTCAGAGTCAACAACCGGGTTTTCATTGTTGGTTTTGATGTGAatttagaagaagaagaagaagtgaatgTGAATGTGACAAGCAAAAAAGCAAACAGTGCGGGCTATACTGTCTCCATTTGGCAACACAAGACAGCCTTGTTTACGCTCTACAAACCGGTCATTGAAACATAATCTAACTCGTTTTTTGCACCCTTTTAAACATCACTTTATACTTGCTTCATTAGTGAATAGAAACCCAGCTAGTATGTACTGAAGCCATAGCACTAGATTAAACCTTTTGTAAATGTGTAATCATCCCCATGACTTAATAATTTATCGTTATGCATAATGATGTTACCAGGGATGATTCAGCAATACTTTGACAGTCCTATACATTTATTAAGGGCAAAGTATTTTAATTGAAGCCCATCTCTCTGATGCTCATATAAAAATTTTGCATATTACCTACAGCAGGTAAATGTTGATGTACTCAGTTTAGATAACCAGGTGGCTGTTATGCATGAGCAGGCTTGTAACCAAGCAGATCATCAAATATGAGAAAAAGTTACTTTTGTTCAAGTTCTGCTTTAAGCCTTCACTATTTCCACACTGAACTTTACAACAAATTGCATTCCAAACACAAGACAATGAAATAAACACATATACAAGCTAAAACTGTTCTCAACAAAACCAACTAAGTCTAAGAATCTTGGTGCAATTAAAATTTGATTCAGattgaacagaacagaacactgGTCAGTCCTTAGATATTTACCACTTAACATCTGGAATGACCACAAGCTGTGCGATACATCACTTTCACGTGGAATTGATCAACATTGTCGGCTTGTGTCACTGACAAATAAGGGATGCATTTGTAGAGGAGTGGATTCCTCTACAAATGCATCCcttatttgtcatttatttccAGGAATACAGTGCCATACTGTCTGTGTTAATCCAGAATATGACATTTAAGATGAATGTGCTGGCTGATGCCTCCAGTCTTACCAAACTCATGTATGAGACAGCAAATCATCAAGTTGTGGACAGTCACTTCATTTGCTTTCAATCTGGTGTCCAAAACCCACCTGTGGTCCCATCTTAtcttgtcagatttttttttttttttttttaagatagcCTTTTTTAGCCCACATATGACTTTCAGGATAGTGGTCACAATACATAATAACTATTGTCTATACAGCCTACATCTGTGTCAAGAGTAGTTTCACAACTTTGTGAAATTAAACTTAACGTAAATGTGTGTTAGTAAATTCTGTGGCTTCACACAAGATTTCATCATATGGAACACAAAATACAAACCTTTTTAAGTT
This genomic interval from Odontesthes bonariensis isolate fOdoBon6 chromosome 7, fOdoBon6.hap1, whole genome shotgun sequence contains the following:
- the LOC142383670 gene encoding mucin-2-like, with the translated sequence MSIVKMPLEWVIPWLTLSIGLSAATTKVTPSHNNQFCSTWGNYHYRTFDGYFYHLPSTCNYILTSQCKADDESFNIQLQRLEVNGVPIIKRVTMKLDGVELELNNATIKVNDEPVTIPFSLGGISIEKTLFYVKIEAKLGLVFMWNQVDSLWVELDPKFKNQTCGLCGDFNDADVSTKTDLEDFSEICKVDDPNENCNAITSEVTHTCANKTDLCENLLTGSAFHSCQSRIDTDSFIEASKKDICYCNSNSSSCYCSTVSEYSRQCAHEGGKPQQWKTKQLCAKQCPFNMEYKECGSPCTDTCSNHQKSQLCDKHCIDGCFCPSGTVFDDISQSGCITVDECPCFHNCNRMDWMGARVQ